The Acidobacteriota bacterium nucleotide sequence CGTTTCGGTGGCCAAGCACGTTCCCGAAGGGGAGGACGGCGCCGCGCCGGAGCCTGCCGGTCCCCCCAAGGAGGCGAAGCCATGAAGATCTTTTTGGACACCGCCATCGTGGAGGAAATCCGGGCCGCGTCCGCCTGGGGCGTCGTGGACGGGGTCACCACCAATCCGTCCCTCATCGTCCGGAGCGGGCGCGTGTTCGAGGAGGTCATCGCGGAGATCTGTTCCCTCGTCGACGGCCCCGTCTCCGCCGAGGTCACGGCCCTCGATTCCGCGGGCATGGTCCGGGAGGCGCGGCCCCTGGCCGCCCTCCACCGAAACGTCGTGATCAAGGTCCCCATGACGGAGGAGGGCCTCAAGGCCACCCATGCGCTGAAGGGAGAGGGGATCCGGACCAACGTCACCCTCGTGTTCTCCGCGGCCCAGGCCCTCCTGGCCGCCAAGGCCGGCGCGTCCTTTGTCTCTCCCTTCGTCGGCCGCCTCGACGATGCGGGCCACGTGGGCATGGAGATCATCGAGCAGATCCGTGCCATCTTCGACCACTATGACTTCGCCTG carries:
- the fsa gene encoding fructose-6-phosphate aldolase — protein: MKIFLDTAIVEEIRAASAWGVVDGVTTNPSLIVRSGRVFEEVIAEICSLVDGPVSAEVTALDSAGMVREARPLAALHRNVVIKVPMTEEGLKATHALKGEGIRTNVTLVFSAAQALLAAKAGASFVSPFVGRLDDAGHVGMEIIEQIRAIFDHYDFACEIITASVRHPLHVIDAALAGADIATVPFKVLKQCLQHPLTDLGLEAFLKDWERGRK